In the genome of cyanobacterium endosymbiont of Braarudosphaera bigelowii, one region contains:
- the atpH gene encoding ATP synthase F1 subunit delta, with product MKGSLVNAEIAEPYAQAMMSIAESHKITRLVEQDCRTVLQILEDSSELKAFISSPVIQDEDKKSVLNKIIGKNTHQYFCNFVMLLIEKRRIALLQAVCQRYIDLARKLTNTVLAEVTVTTEISEEQRSAISDKIKGLTGAESVEMEIGKDPDLIGGFIIKIGSQVFDASLRGQLRRISVSLNGTL from the coding sequence GTGAAAGGATCATTAGTTAATGCAGAAATTGCAGAGCCCTACGCTCAAGCTATGATGTCTATTGCTGAGTCCCATAAAATCACGAGATTAGTTGAACAAGACTGTAGAACTGTTTTGCAGATTCTAGAAGATTCCTCAGAGCTAAAAGCTTTTATTAGTTCTCCTGTTATTCAAGACGAGGACAAAAAGTCTGTACTAAATAAGATTATTGGGAAAAATACTCATCAGTATTTTTGTAATTTTGTAATGCTTCTAATAGAAAAGCGAAGAATCGCTTTACTTCAAGCTGTCTGCCAAAGATATATAGATTTGGCAAGAAAATTAACTAACACTGTTCTCGCTGAAGTGACTGTTACAACTGAAATAAGCGAGGAACAGCGTTCTGCCATTAGCGATAAAATTAAAGGTTTGACTGGAGCTGAGTCAGTAGAAATGGAGATAGGTAAGGATCCTGATTTAATTGGAGGATTCATTATCAAAATTGGCTCCCAAGTATTTGATGCTAGTCTTCGAGGCCAGTTACGACGTATAAGTGTAAGTCTTAACGGAACCTTATAA
- a CDS encoding F0F1 ATP synthase subunit B — protein MIDSLLLVAESHAENGPLIGLHFDFLESNIFNLTILVGILIFYGRKAIGDTLSERHNAIALSIQEAEKKQQQAITSLAQEEKKLAQAQIEAEKIHKAAQERAIAIKAEILAQNEQDIVRLKETAAADLSSEQERVIAQLKKQIAEQAVVKAEEQLKSKVDNNAQQMLINRSINRLGGS, from the coding sequence ATGATCGATTCTTTATTATTAGTCGCTGAAAGTCACGCTGAAAATGGACCCTTAATTGGGCTTCATTTCGATTTTTTGGAAAGTAACATTTTCAACTTAACCATTCTTGTTGGTATTTTAATATTCTACGGACGTAAAGCCATAGGAGATACCCTCAGTGAAAGGCACAATGCAATAGCCCTGTCTATTCAAGAAGCTGAAAAAAAACAACAGCAAGCAATTACTTCTTTGGCTCAGGAAGAGAAAAAATTAGCCCAAGCTCAAATTGAAGCAGAAAAAATTCACAAAGCTGCTCAAGAAAGAGCTATAGCTATTAAAGCTGAAATTTTAGCTCAGAATGAACAAGATATTGTTCGTCTTAAAGAAACCGCTGCTGCAGATCTTTCCTCTGAGCAAGAAAGAGTAATTGCACAGTTGAAGAAACAAATTGCGGAACAAGCTGTTGTCAAGGCAGAAGAGCAATTAAAGTCCAAGGTTGATAATAATGCTCAGCAAATGCTTATTAACCGTAGCATTAATCGGTTAGGAGGTTCATAG
- a CDS encoding F0F1 ATP synthase subunit B', producing MFDFDATLPVMALQFILLAVVLNAIFYKPLNEVLDKRADYIRQQEIGGKEHLDKARELAAQYEQQLSETRKQSQEIVISAQSEAKIIANEAIVIAQQEAQAKKEAVAKEIAQQRQDALKVLEKQVDVLSHQILEKLLGPELIK from the coding sequence ATGTTTGATTTTGACGCAACTTTGCCGGTCATGGCATTGCAATTTATCTTATTAGCAGTTGTTCTAAATGCCATTTTTTATAAGCCTCTTAATGAGGTACTAGACAAGCGAGCTGATTATATTCGTCAGCAAGAAATAGGTGGGAAAGAGCATTTAGATAAAGCTAGAGAGCTGGCTGCTCAGTATGAACAACAATTATCAGAGACAAGAAAACAATCTCAAGAGATTGTCATTTCAGCTCAGTCAGAGGCTAAAATAATTGCTAATGAAGCAATTGTTATTGCTCAACAAGAAGCCCAAGCTAAAAAAGAAGCTGTTGCTAAAGAAATTGCACAACAGCGCCAAGATGCTCTAAAAGTTCTAGAAAAACAAGTCGATGTTTTAAGTCATCAAATTCTGGAAAAGCTTTTAGGTCCAGAGTTAATCAAGTAA
- the atpE gene encoding ATP synthase F0 subunit C produces MNPTIAAASVIAAALAVGLAAIGPGIGQGNASGQAVSGIARQPEAEGKIRGTLLLTLAFMESLTIYGLVISLVLLFANPFI; encoded by the coding sequence ATGAATCCTACTATCGCTGCTGCTTCCGTTATTGCTGCCGCCCTAGCTGTTGGTTTAGCTGCCATTGGACCTGGTATTGGTCAAGGTAATGCTTCAGGTCAAGCTGTTTCTGGGATTGCTCGTCAACCAGAAGCTGAAGGAAAAATTCGTGGAACTCTGCTTTTAACTCTAGCGTTTATGGAATCTTTAACCATTTATGGTTTAGTAATTTCTCTTGTTCTCTTATTTGCTAATCCCTTCATTTAG
- the atpB gene encoding F0F1 ATP synthase subunit A has product MTMLHGLYISNTLFFAALEVGKHWYWEIGNLRLHGQVFLGSWFVIALLVIASLSATRNIQRVPSGMQNFMEYVLEFLRDLAKNQLGEKHYRQWLPFIGTLFLFIFVSNWSGALIPWKLIEIPEGELAAPTNDINTTVALALLTSLAYFYAGLSKKGLGYFANYIQPIPILLPIKILEDFTKPLSLSFRLFGNILADELVVGVLVFLVPLLVPLPLMALGLFTSAIQALVFATLAGAYIHEAIESEEEEGH; this is encoded by the coding sequence ATGACAATGTTACATGGTTTATACATTTCAAACACCTTATTCTTTGCTGCCTTAGAAGTTGGCAAGCACTGGTACTGGGAAATTGGCAATCTAAGATTACATGGACAAGTATTCCTTGGTTCTTGGTTTGTCATTGCCCTATTGGTTATTGCATCTCTATCTGCAACTCGTAATATTCAACGAGTTCCTAGTGGGATGCAAAATTTTATGGAGTATGTTTTAGAATTTCTACGAGATTTGGCTAAAAACCAGCTCGGAGAAAAACATTATCGACAATGGTTACCCTTTATTGGGACACTATTTTTGTTTATTTTTGTCTCCAATTGGTCAGGAGCTCTAATCCCGTGGAAACTTATAGAAATTCCAGAAGGTGAATTAGCTGCTCCTACTAATGACATTAACACGACTGTTGCATTAGCACTTCTAACGTCTTTAGCCTACTTTTACGCAGGTCTTAGCAAGAAGGGTTTAGGTTATTTTGCTAATTATATTCAACCTATTCCTATCTTACTACCTATTAAGATTTTAGAAGATTTTACCAAGCCTCTCTCTCTGAGCTTCCGTCTGTTTGGTAATATTCTGGCTGATGAATTAGTAGTAGGAGTACTTGTATTTCTTGTTCCTCTACTAGTGCCATTACCACTAATGGCACTAGGACTATTTACTAGTGCGATTCAAGCTTTAGTGTTTGCTACCCTGGCAGGAGCTTATATTCACGAAGCAATTGAATCAGAAGAGGAAGAAGGACATTAA
- a CDS encoding ATP synthase subunit I: MQLTSSVSQTSNTETIQADSMKDYYQLQRTLMLLSVVLTGIIFICVWIFHSLHLAFSYLLGALVGVVYLKMLAREVERIGTSQQKLGNKGLILFAATIIVASQWQKLYIVPVFLGFLTYKVAIVAYTIQSVMVSARKSD, encoded by the coding sequence ATGCAATTAACTAGTTCTGTCTCTCAAACTTCTAATACAGAAACAATTCAGGCTGATTCTATGAAAGATTACTATCAGTTGCAGCGCACACTTATGTTGCTAAGCGTAGTACTTACAGGGATCATCTTCATATGTGTCTGGATATTCCACTCTTTACATTTGGCTTTTAGCTATCTATTAGGAGCACTTGTAGGAGTTGTTTATTTAAAAATGTTGGCGAGAGAGGTAGAACGAATTGGAACCTCACAACAGAAATTAGGTAATAAAGGATTAATTCTATTTGCGGCTACAATTATCGTGGCTAGTCAATGGCAAAAACTTTACATTGTCCCAGTCTTCTTGGGATTTTTGACTTATAAAGTCGCTATAGTTGCTTATACCATACAAAGCGTAATGGTTTCAGCGCGAAAGAGCGATTGA
- a CDS encoding AbrB family transcriptional regulator: MTNTNSTPLMGKALLQKVKELSHKPRRETAKECGYYSVTKDGQIRVNLTDFYDAVLGAKGVPLEPGSTKDGRGREPTFRVSVHKNGQIVIGSTYTEQMGLKPGDEFEIKLGYKHIHLKQVDIEEKEAA; the protein is encoded by the coding sequence ATGACCAATACAAATTCTACTCCCTTAATGGGAAAAGCATTACTTCAAAAGGTGAAAGAATTATCTCATAAACCTCGAAGAGAAACTGCTAAAGAGTGTGGATATTATTCAGTAACAAAAGATGGACAAATTCGTGTTAATTTGACCGATTTTTATGATGCAGTTTTAGGGGCTAAAGGAGTTCCCCTTGAACCTGGTTCTACTAAAGATGGGCGAGGCCGTGAACCCACATTTCGTGTTAGTGTCCATAAAAACGGTCAGATTGTCATAGGTTCTACTTATACAGAGCAAATGGGACTAAAACCAGGTGATGAATTTGAAATTAAACTTGGTTACAAACATATTCACCTTAAACAAGTTGATATTGAAGAAAAAGAAGCTGCCTAG
- a CDS encoding CPBP family intramembrane glutamic endopeptidase has product MSLRAVRNSLDLILNGIEWEAILSSRLIQQLSVFIKTFSSEIQVISLVFTWFIVWSPIAFFISKKIKWRPFEPLNPSQKLLLLIPLYLLVPPLISLMLIREHKSLANYGLVFKYDFLVDFFVGLLISLLSLIVLFKLEEKLDYLKWNFENKITLNRILLPTLGLALWIGLTEELIFRGIIQTILEDNHNILIAGVICSIVFALLHLVWERKETLPQLPGLWLMGMVLTEAKWVHNGDLGLPWGLHTGWILGISLLESTKLITYKDLKGNYIVGIGQKPLAGIMGVLSLLVTGIVLWSFTII; this is encoded by the coding sequence ATGTCATTAAGAGCAGTACGAAATAGTTTAGATTTGATTCTAAATGGAATTGAATGGGAAGCGATATTATCTTCCCGCTTAATTCAACAATTATCAGTATTTATTAAAACTTTTTCTAGCGAAATTCAAGTTATTTCACTAGTATTTACTTGGTTTATTGTTTGGTCACCTATTGCTTTTTTTATAAGCAAAAAAATTAAATGGAGACCTTTTGAACCATTAAATCCTAGTCAGAAATTATTACTACTCATTCCTTTATATTTATTAGTTCCTCCTTTAATATCCTTAATGTTAATCAGAGAACATAAATCTTTGGCCAACTATGGATTAGTTTTTAAATATGATTTTCTGGTTGACTTTTTTGTAGGTTTATTAATAAGTTTACTTAGTTTAATAGTTTTATTTAAACTAGAAGAAAAATTAGATTACTTAAAATGGAATTTTGAGAATAAAATTACATTAAATAGAATTTTATTACCTACTTTAGGTTTAGCTTTATGGATAGGATTGACAGAAGAATTAATATTTAGAGGAATAATACAAACAATCTTAGAAGATAACCATAATATATTAATAGCCGGTGTTATCTGTAGCATAGTCTTTGCATTACTTCACTTAGTTTGGGAAAGAAAAGAAACTCTTCCTCAACTACCAGGATTATGGTTGATGGGTATGGTTTTAACTGAAGCGAAATGGGTCCATAATGGTGATTTGGGATTACCATGGGGATTACACACAGGATGGATCCTAGGAATTTCTTTGTTAGAATCTACAAAATTGATTACATATAAAGATTTAAAGGGTAATTATATAGTTGGAATTGGACAAAAACCTTTAGCAGGTATAATGGGGGTCTTATCATTACTAGTTACTGGCATCGTTCTGTGGTCTTTTACTATCATTTAA
- a CDS encoding metallophosphoesterase — MFIQSYKNFLGIERVTIPITGLPNDLDQIKIAQLSDFHYDGLSLSNSLLIKAIQYSNAEKPDLILLTGDYITNSTDYIYNLASQLKLLKSQKGVYAVLGNHDILYKNGKSIITEALTHANIKVLWNEIVYPLGMYLPIIGLADFWSQEFNPEVVINKLSVSQPRLVLSHNPDTASILKKWRVDLQLSGHTHGGQIIIPGFGPCLMLFQKIYRITPHKLLKYFPLAKYSSSIVKNWKWNLGLHTIGKNKLYVNRGLGTYSPGRFFCSPELTIITLVKSSK, encoded by the coding sequence ATGTTCATTCAATCTTATAAAAATTTTCTGGGTATTGAAAGAGTAACAATTCCAATTACAGGACTACCTAATGATCTAGATCAAATAAAAATTGCTCAGCTATCAGATTTTCACTATGATGGACTCTCTCTTTCTAATTCATTACTCATAAAAGCAATTCAGTATAGTAATGCAGAAAAACCAGATCTGATTTTATTAACAGGAGACTATATTACCAATTCAACTGATTATATATATAATTTAGCTTCACAGTTAAAGTTACTGAAAAGCCAAAAGGGAGTTTATGCAGTCTTAGGCAATCATGATATCTTATACAAAAATGGAAAATCCATAATAACAGAAGCACTAACTCATGCAAATATAAAAGTTCTTTGGAATGAAATTGTTTACCCTTTAGGCATGTATTTACCAATAATTGGATTAGCAGATTTTTGGTCACAAGAATTTAATCCTGAAGTTGTCATAAATAAATTATCTGTATCACAACCTCGTCTAGTTCTGTCCCATAATCCTGATACAGCTAGTATTTTAAAAAAATGGCGTGTTGATTTACAACTATCAGGTCATACTCATGGTGGACAAATCATAATTCCGGGTTTTGGACCATGTTTAATGTTATTCCAAAAAATATATAGAATAACACCTCATAAACTACTAAAATATTTTCCCTTAGCTAAATATAGCTCAAGTATTGTAAAGAATTGGAAATGGAATTTAGGATTACATACAATAGGAAAGAATAAACTATACGTAAATCGAGGATTAGGGACTTATTCACCAGGGAGATTCTTTTGTTCTCCAGAGCTAACAATAATTACTTTGGTTAAAAGTAGTAAATAG
- the pcrA gene encoding DNA helicase PcrA, producing the protein MTTSADFLSTLNHFQRRAVEHFCGPLLVIAGAGSGKTRALTYRIANLIIYNKVNPGSILAVTFTNKAAKEMKDRLDNLLAQEISLKNYRQSFDSLSEFNQKKLLSFIYKKTTKQLWIGTFHSLCARILRYDINKYQDSKKRKWDRNFSIFDESDVQNIVKNITLKQFNLDEKTFNPRTIRYAISSAKNLGLSPEEYLKEHSYSKGRIIAEIYDEYQTQLAENNALDFDDLILIPVRLFEKNQSVLGYWHSQFKHILVDEYQDTNRIQYTLIQLLTTNGKIDRNEWSWRNRSVFVVGDADQSIYSFRMADFTILLNFQSEFGDGLSDEETKTMIKLENNYRSTETILSAANHLIYNNSQRIDKTLKATRGKGEKIYCYKADNEHIEAEFVINKIEELISLNPKLSWKDIAFLYRVNSQSRPFEDILVRRNIPYTIVGGFKFYDRQEIKDSIAYLRLIVNPYDTVSLLRVINSPRRGIGKTTVDLLLKASQELRTSLWEILIDETCVMTLTGKSSKAVLSFVHMIKELQEQSTKSLSTDIFNQIMQKSGYINDLKQKETEEADNRLENLQELYNAINQYREENNDPSLQGYLTNASLSSDLDNLENENNKVSLMTLHSAKGLEFPIVFLVGLEQGTLPHIRSLSDPLSLEEERRLCYVGITRAQEKLFITYAQERFVWGSKEIKIVSQFLEEIPQDLVSDHTNIIIEKTSQKRNNSKNNNIQWSVGDHIIHYSFGEGEVTHVLGSEKKVNLAIKFKSLGRKIIDPGTNSITKILK; encoded by the coding sequence ATGACTACTTCTGCCGATTTTCTTTCTACATTAAATCACTTTCAACGTCGTGCTGTAGAGCATTTCTGTGGCCCTCTTTTGGTGATTGCAGGAGCTGGCTCAGGTAAAACACGTGCTCTCACCTACAGGATCGCAAACTTGATTATTTATAATAAAGTTAATCCTGGGTCCATTCTTGCTGTGACTTTTACAAATAAAGCAGCAAAAGAAATGAAAGATAGGCTTGATAATCTTCTCGCTCAAGAAATTTCCTTAAAAAACTATAGACAATCATTTGACTCTTTATCAGAATTTAATCAAAAAAAACTACTTTCTTTTATTTATAAAAAGACTACGAAACAATTGTGGATAGGTACTTTTCACAGCCTATGCGCAAGAATACTCCGGTATGATATTAATAAATACCAAGATAGTAAAAAGAGAAAATGGGATAGAAATTTTTCTATTTTTGATGAATCTGATGTTCAAAATATTGTGAAAAATATAACTTTAAAACAATTTAATCTAGACGAAAAAACTTTTAACCCTAGAACAATTCGTTACGCTATCAGTAGCGCTAAAAATTTAGGTTTATCTCCTGAAGAATACTTGAAAGAACACTCTTATTCAAAAGGACGTATTATTGCAGAAATCTATGATGAATACCAGACTCAACTCGCTGAAAATAATGCTTTAGATTTTGATGACTTAATTTTAATTCCAGTCCGTTTATTTGAAAAAAATCAATCTGTTTTAGGTTATTGGCATTCTCAATTTAAGCATATTTTAGTTGATGAATATCAAGATACAAATCGAATACAGTATACTTTGATTCAATTGTTAACAACAAATGGAAAAATAGATAGGAATGAGTGGAGTTGGAGAAATAGATCCGTTTTCGTTGTAGGTGATGCAGATCAATCTATCTATAGTTTCCGCATGGCTGATTTTACAATTTTATTGAACTTTCAGTCTGAATTTGGAGATGGCTTGTCGGATGAAGAAACTAAAACTATGATAAAGCTGGAAAACAATTATCGTTCAACAGAAACTATATTAAGTGCAGCTAATCATCTTATATATAATAATAGTCAGCGTATTGATAAAACTCTCAAAGCAACAAGAGGTAAAGGCGAAAAAATTTATTGTTATAAAGCAGATAATGAACATATAGAAGCAGAGTTTGTTATTAATAAAATCGAAGAATTAATAAGCTTAAACCCTAAGTTAAGCTGGAAAGATATTGCTTTTCTATACAGAGTAAATTCTCAATCTAGACCATTCGAAGATATTCTAGTTCGTCGAAATATTCCTTACACTATTGTAGGAGGGTTTAAATTTTATGATCGTCAAGAGATTAAAGATTCAATCGCATATTTACGTTTAATTGTTAATCCTTATGACACTGTAAGTCTTTTAAGAGTTATTAATTCTCCTCGCCGTGGTATTGGTAAAACAACCGTTGACTTATTATTAAAAGCTTCTCAAGAATTAAGGACTTCTTTATGGGAAATACTTATTGATGAGACTTGTGTTATGACATTGACGGGAAAATCTTCAAAAGCAGTTCTTAGTTTTGTACATATGATTAAAGAATTGCAAGAACAATCAACTAAATCATTATCTACAGATATTTTTAACCAAATAATGCAAAAATCAGGATACATAAATGACTTAAAGCAGAAAGAAACTGAGGAAGCAGATAATAGACTTGAAAATCTTCAAGAATTATATAATGCCATCAATCAGTATCGGGAAGAAAATAACGATCCTAGTTTACAAGGCTATCTGACGAATGCATCTCTTTCTTCTGACTTAGATAATTTAGAGAATGAAAACAATAAGGTATCTCTTATGACATTACATTCTGCTAAAGGGTTAGAATTTCCTATTGTTTTTTTAGTAGGTTTGGAACAAGGAACTTTACCGCATATTCGTAGCTTAAGCGATCCTCTTTCCTTGGAAGAAGAAAGACGTTTGTGTTACGTAGGTATAACTCGTGCACAAGAAAAACTATTTATAACTTATGCTCAGGAAAGATTTGTATGGGGATCAAAAGAAATTAAAATTGTCTCACAATTTTTAGAAGAAATTCCTCAAGACTTAGTAAGTGATCATACAAATATAATTATCGAAAAAACTTCGCAAAAAAGAAATAACTCTAAAAACAATAATATTCAATGGTCAGTTGGTGACCATATAATTCACTATAGTTTCGGAGAAGGTGAAGTCACCCATGTTTTAGGATCAGAAAAAAAAGTTAATTTAGCTATTAAATTTAAAAGTTTAGGAAGAAAAATTATTGACCCTGGTACAAATTCGATTACTAAAATTCTTAAATAA
- the trxA gene encoding thioredoxin, translated as MSAAAQVTDSSFKTDVLESEVPVLVDFWAPWCGPCRMVAPVVDEIAEQYAGQIKVVKLNTDENPNTASQYGIRSIPTLMIFKGGQRVDMVVGAVPKTTLASTLEKYL; from the coding sequence ATGTCAGCTGCAGCTCAAGTTACAGATAGTAGTTTTAAAACAGATGTTTTAGAGAGTGAAGTCCCTGTTTTGGTTGATTTTTGGGCGCCTTGGTGTGGCCCGTGTCGTATGGTAGCTCCAGTCGTAGACGAGATAGCAGAACAATACGCGGGGCAAATAAAAGTAGTCAAACTTAACACTGATGAAAATCCTAATACGGCTAGCCAATATGGAATTCGTAGTATTCCTACTCTTATGATTTTTAAAGGAGGTCAAAGAGTTGATATGGTTGTAGGTGCTGTTCCCAAGACAACTCTAGCTTCTACTCTTGAGAAATATCTTTAG
- a CDS encoding dihydroorotase, with translation MITYSLTLLRQIQVLDPVANTHSICDVLLDREKILKIDHHLNEDFSEVKIINGKDLIFAPGLMDLYSYSEEPGYETRETLDTLAASAIAGGFTRVGILPQTIPSVDNLTSLSYLQQRAKQISSVKLNFWGNLTKDAKGKQMAELQELAMNGVLGFTDNREIENLGMLWRLLEYLKPLGKPIALVPDCFSLRGDGVIREGFSSISCGLQVNPSITESTAVAAILEIVAATQTPVHLMRISTRRSVELIAWGKSRGIPITASTTWMHLLLDSRAIASYNSSLRLNPPLGNLEDRTVLIDAISQGIIDMVAVDHHAYTYEEKTVPFADAPTGTIGLQLALPLLWQELVETKKLSALQLWKVLSNIPCEYLGEPLSPIKAGSPLEFIIFDPKKSWEISPSNLYSLSHNTFWLGQKIKGKVIASFVK, from the coding sequence ATGATAACTTATTCTTTAACCTTATTGAGACAAATTCAAGTTTTAGATCCTGTAGCCAATACTCATTCCATTTGTGATGTTTTATTAGATAGAGAAAAAATTCTTAAGATAGATCATCACCTAAATGAAGATTTTTCAGAAGTAAAAATTATTAATGGTAAAGATCTTATTTTTGCTCCCGGACTAATGGATTTATATAGCTATAGTGAAGAACCTGGTTATGAAACTAGAGAGACATTAGATACTTTAGCAGCCTCTGCCATTGCAGGAGGGTTCACCCGTGTTGGTATTCTTCCTCAAACTATTCCATCAGTTGATAACTTAACTTCTCTTTCCTATTTGCAACAAAGAGCAAAACAAATTTCTTCTGTAAAACTAAATTTTTGGGGAAATCTTACAAAAGATGCGAAAGGAAAACAAATGGCAGAGTTACAAGAACTAGCAATGAATGGAGTCTTAGGATTTACAGACAATCGGGAAATAGAAAATTTAGGAATGCTATGGCGATTACTAGAATATCTTAAACCTCTAGGTAAACCTATTGCTTTAGTTCCAGATTGTTTTTCTTTAAGAGGAGATGGAGTAATAAGAGAAGGTTTCTCTTCAATTAGTTGTGGACTTCAGGTTAATCCTTCGATAACAGAATCTACAGCAGTTGCGGCAATACTAGAGATAGTAGCTGCTACTCAAACTCCTGTTCATTTAATGAGGATTTCTACGCGTCGTTCCGTTGAACTAATTGCGTGGGGAAAATCAAGAGGTATTCCTATTACTGCAAGCACAACTTGGATGCACTTATTATTAGATTCAAGAGCAATTGCTAGTTATAATTCTAGTTTGAGATTGAATCCTCCTCTAGGTAACTTAGAGGATCGTACTGTATTAATTGATGCTATCTCACAAGGTATCATAGACATGGTAGCAGTTGATCATCATGCCTATACTTATGAAGAAAAGACAGTACCTTTTGCAGACGCTCCTACAGGAACAATAGGACTACAACTAGCATTACCCTTACTTTGGCAGGAATTAGTAGAAACTAAAAAATTGTCGGCACTTCAACTATGGAAAGTACTAAGCAATATACCTTGTGAATATTTAGGAGAGCCCTTAAGTCCTATTAAAGCAGGTTCTCCTTTAGAGTTTATTATTTTTGATCCTAAAAAATCTTGGGAAATTTCTCCCTCTAACCTTTATTCTTTGAGTCATAATACTTTTTGGTTAGGGCAAAAAATAAAAGGAAAAGTAATCGCTAGTTTTGTAAAATAA
- a CDS encoding collagen-like protein, producing MQLIKLLFFILFPQILIISSSFVALKFYIKSAIATEVTTFGENGINAHHGTSGEDGKNSEDLTIFIDDSPLDLDLAGENGQPGENGEHGKDAKCKAQPLDVKYHLKASDGGNSGSGGNGGNGGNGGSLTLYTSNIENLSKIFVNASGGQGGKPGRGGIGGEGCRCNSSYWALESCDNNPGKSGYSCTTLKFQCQDGKNGSNGVSGTFGKDGQRGYLTLINLDKPLEPDKSAITVSMSTLKNKGYLLSKNIWETKNNASSLFSPASIINDQYLALIERLEHSFLLIWNAPQSFNKFSHEQVTLQYISNKGILVNIPDDIWIEATTQQHKKITQFIVHNSIKKSDVTRLKAQEISGKGKNLQFKLIDKADESHLVSTKFSIIYSVTYSDPWLRPVSDYSTKYRGNIPDELVILNGNQFIIDIGKLPIDLKYLQSGLGIKIKLIISRTFAGYADEQVLIFKDTIGTFK from the coding sequence ATGCAATTAATTAAACTTCTTTTTTTTATACTTTTCCCTCAAATTCTTATTATTTCTTCATCATTTGTAGCACTTAAATTTTATATAAAATCTGCAATTGCTACTGAAGTAACAACATTCGGTGAGAATGGTATTAATGCTCATCATGGCACATCAGGAGAAGATGGTAAAAATAGCGAAGATTTAACTATTTTTATTGATGACTCTCCTCTAGATCTAGATTTAGCAGGGGAAAACGGACAACCAGGAGAAAATGGAGAACACGGCAAAGATGCAAAATGTAAAGCTCAACCTCTAGATGTTAAATATCACTTAAAAGCCTCTGATGGTGGTAATAGTGGTAGTGGAGGGAATGGAGGGAATGGAGGGAATGGAGGTTCATTGACTTTATATACAAGTAATATTGAAAATCTAAGCAAAATTTTTGTTAATGCATCAGGAGGACAAGGTGGAAAACCAGGACGAGGTGGCATTGGAGGAGAAGGATGTCGTTGTAACAGTTCTTATTGGGCACTAGAAAGTTGCGATAATAATCCAGGTAAATCTGGTTATAGCTGCACAACTTTAAAGTTTCAATGTCAAGATGGTAAAAATGGATCCAATGGTGTCAGTGGAACTTTTGGAAAGGATGGACAAAGAGGTTATTTAACTTTAATAAATCTTGATAAACCTCTTGAACCTGACAAATCAGCAATAACAGTAAGTATGTCTACCTTAAAAAATAAGGGCTATTTATTATCAAAAAACATTTGGGAAACTAAGAATAACGCATCTTCTTTATTTAGTCCTGCTTCCATAATTAATGATCAGTATCTAGCACTAATAGAAAGACTAGAACATTCTTTTTTATTAATTTGGAATGCCCCTCAATCCTTTAATAAATTTTCTCATGAGCAAGTAACCTTACAATACATTAGTAACAAAGGTATCTTAGTCAATATTCCTGATGATATTTGGATAGAAGCAACCACACAACAACATAAAAAAATTACGCAATTTATAGTTCATAACTCCATAAAAAAAAGTGATGTAACTCGCTTAAAAGCTCAAGAGATTTCTGGGAAAGGAAAAAATTTACAGTTTAAGTTAATTGATAAAGCAGACGAGTCTCATTTAGTCTCAACTAAATTCAGTATTATTTATAGTGTTACTTATTCAGATCCATGGTTACGACCTGTTTCTGACTATAGTACAAAATATAGAGGAAATATTCCAGATGAGTTAGTTATTTTAAACGGTAATCAATTTATAATCGATATTGGAAAACTACCTATTGATCTAAAATACCTACAATCTGGTTTAGGTATCAAAATCAAACTTATTATAAGTAGAACCTTTGCTGGTTATGCTGACGAACAAGTTCTTATATTTAAAGATACTATTGGTACTTTCAAGTAA